Within the Arachis duranensis cultivar V14167 chromosome 10, aradu.V14167.gnm2.J7QH, whole genome shotgun sequence genome, the region ggagagtgtgaggttggcgttcaacttgcctatgatgcaaggagatgagcatccttacactagaagggtcaactttgatcaaaggttggaccaagtcctcacagttatatgtgaagagggcgcacAATGGAAGCAAGATTCAAggggaaagccggttcaattgagaaggcatgacctcaagcccgtggctagaggatggttagagttcatacaacgctcaatcattcccactagcaaccggtccgaagttactatagatcgggctatcatgatccatagcatcatgattggagaagaaatagatgttcatgaggttatagcccaagaactctataaggtggcggacaagtcatctaccttggcaaggttagcctttcctcatctcatttgtcacctctgttattcagttggagttgacatagagggagacatccccattgaggaggacaagcccatcactaagaagaggatggagtacacaagagatcccactcatcatgagatccctgagattcctcaagggataaattttcctccacaaaactattgggagcaactaaacacctccctaggagagttgagttccaacatgggacaactaagggtggagcaccaagaacactccatcatccttcatgagattagagaagatcaaagaatcatgagNNNNNNNNNNNNNNNNNNNNNNNNNNNNNNNNNNNNNNNNNNNNNNNNNNNNNNNNNNNNNNNNNNNNNNNNNNNNNNNNNNNNNNNNNNNNNNNNNNNNNNNNNNagccgccatcactaaggtggacccgttctttgatttccttgttctttattcttctgtttttcgaattttatgcttatgctTATCCATGtctgtgtcttgtgatcattagtgtcttagtgtctatgccttaaagttatgaatgtcctatgaatccatcacctttcttaaataaagaTNNNNNNNNNNNNNNNNNNNNNNNNNNNNNNNNNNNNNNNNNNNNNNNNNNNNNNNNNNNNNNNNNNNNNNNNNNNNNNNNNNNNNNNNNNNNNNNNNNNNNNNNNNNNNNNNNNNNNNNNNNNNNNNNNNNNNNNNNNNNNNNNNNNNNNNNNNNNNNNNNNNNNNNNNNNNNNNNNNNNNNNNNNNNNNNNNNNNNNNNNNNNNNNNNNNNNNNNNNNNNNNNNNNNNNNNNNNNNNNNNNNNNNNNNNNNNNNNNNNNNNNNNNNNNNNNNNNNNNNNNNNNNNNNNNNNNNNNNNNNNNNNNNNNNNNNNNNNNNNNNNNNNNNNNNNNNNNNNNNNNNNNNNNNNNNNNNNNNNNNNNNNNNNNNNNNNNNNNNNNNNNNNNNNNNNNNNNNNNNNNNNNNNNNNNNNNNNNNNNNNNNNNNNNNNNNNNNNNNNNNNNNNNNNNNNNNNNNNNNNNNNNNNNNNNNNNNNNNNNNNNNNNNNNNNNNNNNNNNNNNNNNNNNNNNNNNNNNNNNNNNNNNNNNNNNNNNNNNNNNNNNNNNNNNNNNNNNNNNNNNNNNNNNNNNNNNNNNNNNNNNNNNNNNNNNNNNNNNNNNNNNNNNNNNNNNNNNNNNNNNNNNNNNNNNNNNNNNNNNNNNNNNNNNNNNNNNNNNNNNNNNNNNNNNNNNNNNNNNNNNNNNNNNNNNNNNNNNNNNNNNNNNNNNNNNNNNNNNNNNNNNNNNNNNNNNNNNNNNNNNNNNNNNNNNNNNNNNNNNNNNNNNNNNNNNNNNNNNNNNNNNNNNNNNNNNNNNNNNNNNNNNNNNNNNNNNNNNNNNNNNNNNNNNNNNNNNNNNNNNNNNNNNNNNNNNNNNNNNNNNNNNNNNNNNNNNNNNNNNNNNNNNNNNNNNNNNNNNNNNNNNNNNNNNNNNNNNNNNNNNNNNNNNNNNNNNNNNNNNNNNNNNNNNNNNNNNNNNNNNNNNNNNNNNNNNNNNNNNNNNNNNNNNNNNNNNNNNNNNNNNNNNNNNNNNNNNNNNNNNNNNNNNNNNNNNNNNNNNNNNNNNNNNNNNNNNNNNNNNNNNNNNNNNNNNNNNNNNNNNNNNNNNNNNNNNNNNNNNNNNNNNNNNNNNNNNNNNNNNNNNNNNNNNNNNNNNNNNNNNNNNNNNNNNNNNNNNNNNNNNNNNNNNNNNNNNNNNNNNNNNNNNNNNNNNNNNNNNNNNNNNNNNNNNNNNNNNNNNNNNNNNNNNNNNNNNNNNNNNNNNNNNNNNNNNNNNNNNNNNNNNNNNNNNNNNNNNNNNNNNNNNNNNNNNNNNNNNNNNNNNNNNNNNNNNNNNNNNNNNNNNNNNNNNNNNNNNNNNNNNNNNNNNNNNNNNNNNNNNNNNNNNNNNNNNNNNNNNNNNNNNNNNNNNNNNNNNNNNNNNNNNNNNNNNNNNNNNNNNNNNNNNNNNNNNNNNNNNNNNNNNNNNNNNNNNNNNNNNNNNNNNNNNNNNNNNNNNNNNNNNNNNNNNNNNNNNNNNNNNNNNNNNNNNNNNNNNNNNNNNNNNNNNNNNNNNNNNNNNNNNNNNNNNNNNNNNNNNNNNNNNNNNNNNNNNNNNNNNNNNNNNNNNNNNNNNNNNNNNNNNNNNNNNNNNNNNNNNNNNNNNNNNNNNNNNNNNNNNNNNNNNNNNNNNNNNNNNNNNNNNNNNNNNNNNNNNNNNNNNNcagtaggaaagcagagagacggaagggaaggcatcttcatacgcttatctgaagttcctaccaatgaattacataagtatctctatctttatcttattgttattttcattcatcaccattatcatttgagtttgcctgactaagatttacaagatgaccatagcttgcttcaatactaacaatctccgtgggatcgacccttactcacgtaaggtttattacttggacgacccagtgcacttgccggttagttgtgcgaagttgtgtaatgccatggtactgaacaccaagtttttggggttcatgaccggggattatgagagttgtgaaaaagtattgttcacaatttcgcgcaccacacATTAGGCTTCAAACCACTCCATGCTTCTTGAGGTGTTATATCTCTCAAACTCTTGGTAGGTGAGCGGTTTGAGAGATAAATTGCACATGCAACTGCCTCTCCCCATAACTCTTTTGGTAATGACTTACTTTTCAACATTGTTCTCACCATATTTATTTAGAATTGTCCTATTCTTTCTATTAgcaaccccattttgttgaggtgatCTAGGAACAGTTACGGAACGTCGAATACCATGATTTTCACAAAACATCTTAAATTCATTTGAAGTGAATTCTCCACCTCTGTCAGTTCTGAAAGCTTTTATCTCAAAGCCACCTTCTTTTTCAACAAGGGCTTTAAACTTCTTGAATGCTTCAAATGCTTCGCTCTGCTTCAAGAAataaacccatatttttcttgaataatcatcaatgaaaaGCAAAAAATAGGCACTCTTACCAAGTGATAAAGGCTTGATAGGTCCACAAACATCCGCGTGGATAAGTTAAAGTGGCTTGGCAGCTCATGATTTAGACTGCTTTGGAAAACTCTTTCTTGAATGTTTTCCAAGTAAGCAAGCTTCACAAAACTGATGGGGATGATCAATTGTTGGAATTTCTTTTACCATATTCTTTGTTCCCAATTCTTTAAGCCCACCAAAATTTAAATGTTCGTATCTCATATGCCAAATCCATGGTGGATCTTCAATACATGACTTCAAACATATAGCTGCAATGCTTCTTATGTTTAACAAGAACATACAATTTCTTGTCATAGAAACCTTAGCAATAAGATTTCCATTTTTTATCTCTAAGCCAAAGATAGCGACCTTCCATGACTATCTTGCAATCATTCTCCATAAGTTGCCCAATACTCAAGATGTTATTCTTCAACTTTGGGATATAATAACATCGGAAAGAATCTTATGACTTCCATTCTTCAGCTCGAATAGAATCGTCCCTTTGCCATTGATCTCTACTTTTGATTCATCACCAAAACGCACGTGTCCTTTTACATTGGTGTCAAGTGCTACAAATTTACTCCTATCACCTGTCATATGGTTGCTAGCTCTATTGTCAAGATACCACGCACTATCTTCAGAATTTTGATCTTCCTTGAGCATAAGGAGTAATGTTGGTTCTTCAACATCTTCACTGTGCACAACaagtttattttcttcttctttggatctctgACACTCCCAAGAATAATGTCCATTCTTTCCACATGAATAGCATTCAATATGTCTTTTGTCAACTGTTCTTCCTCTTCTACGACCTCgagaaaaattttgatttcttttctcttgagaataatttttctcatctcttcctcttcCATAACCATGTCCTTGTCCACGGCCTCGACCTCGTCCTTGTCTTCCACTTTCGTTCGTTTCTCCTCTAGCATTCCACGAAAGTTTTGCCTGCAAGACATGCTCCATACGTTCTTGCTTGCCTTTATCCATTCTTTCTTTATGGGTCCGTAAGAAACCATTCAACTAATCAATGATCATTATATCCAAATCTTTGGACTCCTCAATGGCTACCACCACATGGTAAAATTTTGAGTTGAGAGAATGAAGAATTTTCTCAACAACATGAacatcttctaatttttctccAAGCCTTTTCATTTGGTGCACTACCATCAAAATTTTGGTGAAATAATCTGAAATGGATTCAATCTCCTTCATCATTAGAGACTTAAACTCAGCCATTAGAGTTTGAAGATGAACCTTCTTCACCTTATCAACTCCTATGACGGAATTTTGAAGAGTATCccaagctttttttttttgcattggTTATATCAACAATCTTCTCAAACATATCATCATCCAAGCCTTGATGAATGATAGTAAGTGCAcattgatctttctttcttttattttctaattcttCCTTTCGAGCTTCTGTTATCTTGTCCACATTCTTTGGTTCTAGATAGCATTTCTCAACTATCTCCCACACTCCTTGAGCACCGAGAATTGCTTTCATTCGGGCTGCCCAATTGTCATAGTTGAGCTTAGATAATTGTGggtattgaaaagataaaatagttCCTTTTGACGAAAGCATTTTATAagtggctctgataccactttgttggaaaataaaagaataagacaTACACACACTCATGAAGAAAAATGTAttgaatgtatttgtgtattattatttatgaaatgattacatatgtatttatacttTTCTTTAACATCTAAACTTAATACATCCTAATAAACAAATggtttaaattaaaactaaatatagaCAATATATTCAAACTGTGGTTTCTATTCATTCTTAAATTCTAACCATCAAGTTTATAATGTAACATTATCTTCCAATGCAATTTCTTTTAGGTGGATGCTAAGGTGATGAAGAGCTTTTTTTCTGCAGCTGCTGAAGAAATGTGGCTGGATGTGCACCTTGACGCGTGTAACTATTGTTTCAGATTGCCTAGATAGCTTCTACGCCAAAGCAAAGATAAAAGTATGTGACGCATGAGATGAATTATAAGTAGTTGagattaattttatgtttatgatGTTTATGATGTTATTGGCCTTTTTTCTAAGACAATGTATTTGTTTTTCAATGGTGGGCTTGGGTTGgtttattaaacaaaaaatgaaaagttgaaaattgaaaaaaaaaaaacaaaaaaactccTAAATTTTTAAGGTAGCGTTGGCATGGGTATTGAGACTGAGATTGAAGAATTGAAACTTAGTATTATGTTTAATAGCTACTATAAAACCTgcaaaaattagtaaataattagttaataaattaattattaataaaaaattagaaaactggaattttatagtttaatgagatagagctaattaaaatgagaattttaacactaaatttaaagaatttggcGCAAAATTAGGCCGAACAGACCGAACCGAATGAACCGGGCCCATAATGGGCCTAAGACTTAACCTAACCCCCTATATATGAAGAGCATCAGCTCTTCTTCTTCCCAAAATAGTGAAGAACGCTGAAACTTACatgaggagaagaaaagaaactcCAAACCCTAACACCaaattcaaactcaaatatCTTTCAATTCGGAACTCCAACCGCTGCACTGTTTGTGACCACGCGACCGCAGCGTTGAGCTCTACAAAGCTCAGTACTCAATTAGGTAAGaaattcacttttcattttcaattctATCTCCcctaatttcgaaatttattgagtttagtgTTGAGAAATTGTGTAATTTCGGTGTTTAGGACCAAATTAGCTTCATAAACTTGCCGGGTCTTGTTCCATTTCCCCGTTGGTAAGGTGAGACAACTCAAACCCTTGTAAAACCTGTGATTAAGTGAAATCTATTTTGATTTAGTGatgattttttgtattatattgaGTTGTGGGTTGTTTTGGGTATGTTGGTGGTCATTGGTGGTGTTGGAGACTTGATGTTGGACTTTGGGGAGCTGGAGATCCGTTTGGTGTGACTTTGAAAGCTTGGATTTTGTGGAACGATGGTCAAATATGACGTTCCGAGATTAACGAGGAATCGACCAAGGTATGATTGTGGTTTCTCGTATAtactctgtgtgtgtgtgtgcaaTGAATTTGAGAATTGATATATGTATATGAATATGGAAGAAAGATGATTGATAAGTGAAGTAAAATGTATTATGTGATTTTGGCTTGTCGGGATTGAGAATGTGAATGTTGAGAATTGATTATAAGATTGATTATGAGTTATGTTGTGTTGGCTAATGATATGAGTGTGGTGAGAGTTGATGAGATGATGTATTGAATGAATAATGATGTTATTTTAATGTTTGAGTATGGAATTATGTCTGATTATGAGTTCTTTGGGTTGAAGTTGATGAGTAAGTATATTGGTGAGTTGTGAAATGTATGAGAAGGGCTAAGATTGAAATTAGCTCGTTTTGGGTTGATTAAAAACTTGGATTGTTGGTTTTGAGTTGGAAAACttggtaaaaatagaggttgatgtttttgattaaaaaaactgGATTTTTGCCGAACTTCGGTGAGCCATAACTCGGCTTTTGGACCtccaatcttttcaaaacttattTCCTTATGAAGATTGGATCCGTGAAGTTTACGCCATTCAAAAAAAAGGggctaaaaatgatttttagtGAAGAAGTTATGTCTATCGGAAGTTTGGTGTGTAAAGTGGATTCTGCAACACTTAACAAATTTTTACCTAACCTGCAGAACTCGCGTACACAAGCAAGCACGCGACGCTAGCATTCTATTCTGTTTTGCTTGTCTCGCATACGCGGAACGGTACACGCGTACGCGAGAGGTGAAGGTTGATATGTCCGCGTAGGCGGGTAAGTGCCTGCGATGCAAGCGAACCTTTCGGGCCAAGAGACTCGCGTACGCGAGCAAAGGTTGCGTACGCGAGATGAGAGAAAATTACACTTCCGCATACGTGTGACATGGTTTGTGTACGCAGGGACCTATTTTTCAGCAaattgagtttttgtgtttttaagcATGATTTTAAACCcttaaacctctatttttattctttagaccctaaatattagttttaagtatagcaaagagattaagttATAAAAAGGGAGTACTTGGAGGTGAGGAAAAGCTTGAGACATGTTGAATTATGAATGGGAAGTCCAGGGGATATGTATGAGGTATTTTAGCcttaatgaaattaaatgaatgaatgaatgtaagtGAAAATGAATGAAGAATTATTACTGAAAtatgattaatgattaaaagattaTGATTAATTGAGGAAGTGTGAAAATATTGCGAGTATGCCAGAGATGCATATATGAGTTAATGAATGAATATGGTAAATAAATCATGGTGGAAAATGTTGGATGTGAGTATGCTTGTATTTTttctctggttgtaagggtgacagggcacatataccctctaatggtgacagggcacaGATACCTTCTAATGGTATTAATGTGCAACAGAGAGACTGTAATCGAgttagctaccggacacgtcgggttggcttgataacctacagatgagactcatcagccatagggcaggcatataTCATGTGCATATATGTGTTTTGTTTGATTGTTCATTTAAttgggtttgcctatgtgattatcATGCTTACCTGTTATATTCACTACCTGTTGTAACTGTATCCTGTTTGTATTTGTCATTGTCTATTTTGTTTGTCTGTGTGATTCTATTGGTGTTCTGGAGAATTTCGGAGGAAGGAGAAAGATTTTGGAGGGTTTAGTTAGAGTTTGGCTAAGTTTAAGAACCTTAGAGGATCACGCTGTTTATGACTTTCATCTTTaaatctttaagttttaaaaattgagtgtcgaagttctaggattgcctctggctttTTCGGggccttatatattatgtatgtggGCATCACTACCATGCTGAAAACCTTCGGTTCTCATTCTATAcatattgttatttttcagatgcaagttGAGAAGCACCATACTGTGTATTCTGGAGACTGAGAAAACAAAGAACTCTTAGGACTTAGGGTTGTGTTtcgtttataatttatatatgtatatagattctccaccttgtattttatgtttgtccctcttagaggttgactcGGAGAAACAGGTTGTTGGTTTTCTGTTTTGGGTTACTTTGGCGTGTATATATAAGTATATGTATACTCTGGTCGGTCTTTACTTCGCAGGCCGAGCCTAGAACTTGTTAATTGCATTTTTGAATCCCTAATCTTATATAAATATTACCTTTTCCGTTCAATCTTATCCACCTTTCTAATTGTATCtcattgtatatatatatatgatttttacttttagaggtcgtagtaCCTTGCCACCTcaattttatgacttaagcataagactctgtgtggtaggaCGTTACAGCTACAGATtagaactaaaattttaattccgagataaaaaaatttctgtCTTTTCAGTATTTTCAGAAAGTGAAGACATAGAGGAAGCGTTTGGAAGAGAGACTGAAAAACAGAGACTGAAATATGTCTCAGTATTGTGTTTAGTGTAAAGTGGGAgatagagattgaaataaaaataaagctttaatttaatttgtacaaagagtaaagttggaattaattaattgaaatggaggtattttaggtataaaatgttattaaagtttcagtctctatttccaaaaattttagtcTCTTGTGTCCTTACTTTTTGGAGGTaatgaaatactaaaattttggagataaaattttagtaccagtctctaaGCCAACAAATATGATACTGAGTTCCAGTCTCCCAGTCTCCATCCCAGTACCTTAAAACAAACGGTACCTAAAATTTTTGGAGAtgaagactgaaactttaataacattttattccTAAAATGTCGTCATTATATCTTTTATGTTCCAAGTTTACACAAACCACAACACAGACCAATTTGTTCTCTGAAgatcattcatcatcatcatcatcatgaaaaAAACAACAAAGCTCAACACACAGACCAATTCGTTTTTCAACTTAAACATAAAAAGTGACACATAGAAGAATCATCAGCGAAACAGTAATGGACTGCTGCCGACCTCCACGATGGTGAAATGCAATTGTGGTAAGGCACGCCGGTGGCACGATTGAGAAATGCTGGAGACACAGGTGGCGTGCTTTTCTCGATGAAAACGTCTATTCTGACCTAGGCAGTGCTGTCAATGGTAGGGTTGAATGGAGGTTGAACACATTACTCATCCGTAGTTCGAGCAGAAGGTAAAGGAGAAAGCGGTGgatgaaaatcaaaatacatgCGAGGCGAGGCAGGGTCAGATGATTTGCCAGAGAGAGGAagggagagagggagagagaggggaaAAGGGGAAGGGGGTGGCTGGTAGGGAAAATGGCAaagttttgatttaattaaggaaattttagtaatttcattTATTTAAGTCTTTACTTTTTTGTTAATCCAAACAAGATACTAAAACATAACTCAATTGTGTACACTTTATACAAAACACAATACAAAAGCTTAATTTAGTCTTTGTCTTTCAGTTTCTATCTCTAGTTTCTTCTTTTAGTCTCTATCTTCCTTCCATACACTACATAAATCTCCTTCTTCCTCACTCGTTGCTTCTTAAAAAAATGGAGCAAATTGAAAAGCGGCGACGGTGACAACTAGCAGATCCAGAATGTTGGCACGGTAGAGACAGATCCAGAATGCCAGGGTGGCAATGGTAGATCTAGATTTCAGAACGAGATTGTATGGTGGCGGTAGAAAATATAACGATCCAACTCTTAGCACGTCATGATCAATGCTAGTAGTCAGGTGCTACTATTCGGCTTAATTTAGGGACTCTAGGCTAGATATAATAAGTATATAGATATGAGCCTGTATCGCTTATCGAAATCGTGTATTAATCAGATATAAAAGAATAGATATAAGTTAGGCAATCAAAACATAtagcatataaatataaaaaagcaTAGTAATAACACGTATTTGTCTATAACCAACTTAGGTTGGTTGAGTGGTTAGTTTAGTCGTCTGCTTAAGTAAGTGTTGGGAATTCAAAacccgccttgtgcatgcagtaaCTAACTTATTGGCCAGCAACAAATCCTTAAATAGAGCTCAAATTTTCGATATATTATTAGACTTTGATCTATCGAACCgagatatattataaaaaatatcatgtaCTTAGCCGTGAGTTtagtttaatatattataaagaGTACAACTACTTATTTATATTACATATAGAAATTTACAAACTTTATTACTTAAGTTAACATGCCCAACTCTACAGTAGCGATTCTACTCTGGAATCCAGCTGTAAAGGCTTATTTGGGCgtcattttaaaaaagatatttttttttaaaatgatatttttttaaaagatcttttacaaaagtaaaaataattttatgtttagatattttatataaaaatatctttttatctatcaattatgtttggataaaataagataaaagtactttttgttcatttattatgtaaaaaatatctttttttttagaaaagaagatct harbors:
- the LOC127742809 gene encoding uncharacterized protein LOC127742809, with amino-acid sequence MSCRQNFRGMLEEKRTKVEDKDEVEAVDKDMRSKEEENKLVVHSEDVEEPTLLLMLKEDQNSEDSAWYLDNRASNHMTGDRSKFVALDTNVKGHVRFGDESKVEINGKGTILFELKNGSHKILSDVIISQS